In the Colwellia sp. 20A7 genome, one interval contains:
- a CDS encoding oleate hydratase: MSIKMNSKFDIPTTAPEGFEHEPDATKDFWHHQKLNTLPPCDYISPYSRHKPLPTPDVEKRKAWIIGGGVGGLAAAFYLIRDGHMPGKNITILEEMDVAGGSMDGSGDPENGYIIRGGREMTWNYDTLWDIFQEIPALELPEGYSVLDEYRLVNDNDPNYSKARLIKTSGEILDDKDFGLSKSQQWEVLRLILKRKDTLDDISIDEYFSEGFLKTNFWFLFRTMFAFKNCHSLLEMKLYLHRFLDAIDGFGDMSTLVFPKYNQYDTFIKPLQKYLRDKGVTFQFNTCAHDLDINFTGDKKTVTAIKTVIDGKEQQIAVAPQDLVFALNGSMTEQTAYGDMDSVPVLTCENDDPGKNSGWDLWKNLAVKSPVFGKPDKFCGNVEKSIWESATLTCKPSPLIDKLQTLAVNDLYSGRAATGGIITVTDSNWLLSVTCNRQPHYPEQPDDLLVIWVYGLLMDKKGNRVKKNMSECTGKEILEELCFHLGIVDQLDDVIANTKIRTALMPYITAQFMTRGSGDRPKPVPEGCTNLGFVGQFVETRNDVIFTMETSIRSARVGVYKLLNIPKQVPDISPTQYDIRNMIKGARALNSGKPFFGERLLHRLLDKTYFAHILPPLPEPEEKKQWHFEEEMNELLGKGNTVMHKLGGWISSLREGFSTKDK; this comes from the coding sequence ATGTCTATAAAAATGAATTCCAAATTTGATATTCCAACAACTGCACCAGAGGGATTTGAACATGAACCTGATGCAACTAAAGACTTTTGGCATCACCAAAAATTAAATACCTTGCCACCTTGTGACTATATTTCTCCTTATTCTCGTCATAAGCCTTTACCTACTCCGGATGTAGAAAAACGTAAAGCTTGGATCATCGGTGGTGGAGTTGGTGGACTTGCCGCTGCATTTTATCTTATTCGTGACGGTCATATGCCAGGTAAAAACATTACCATTTTAGAAGAAATGGATGTTGCTGGCGGCTCTATGGATGGTTCTGGAGATCCAGAAAACGGCTACATAATTCGCGGTGGCCGTGAAATGACTTGGAACTACGATACCTTGTGGGATATATTCCAAGAAATACCTGCACTTGAACTACCAGAAGGTTATTCTGTACTTGACGAATATCGCCTCGTTAACGACAACGATCCTAATTACTCTAAAGCACGGTTAATTAAAACAAGCGGTGAGATTTTAGATGATAAGGACTTTGGACTAAGTAAGTCTCAACAGTGGGAAGTGCTCCGCCTCATACTAAAACGTAAAGACACATTAGACGACATCAGCATTGATGAGTATTTCAGTGAAGGTTTTTTAAAGACTAATTTTTGGTTTTTATTCCGCACTATGTTTGCCTTTAAAAACTGTCATAGCTTGTTAGAAATGAAACTGTATTTACATCGTTTCCTTGACGCTATTGATGGCTTTGGTGATATGTCTACTTTGGTGTTTCCTAAGTACAATCAATACGACACCTTTATTAAACCACTGCAAAAGTACTTACGTGATAAAGGCGTTACGTTTCAGTTTAATACTTGTGCACATGACCTTGATATCAATTTCACAGGCGATAAAAAAACAGTTACGGCTATCAAAACCGTTATTGATGGTAAAGAACAACAGATTGCAGTGGCACCACAAGATTTAGTCTTTGCTCTTAATGGCTCCATGACTGAACAAACTGCTTATGGTGATATGGACAGCGTTCCTGTTCTTACTTGTGAAAACGATGATCCCGGTAAAAATAGCGGTTGGGATTTATGGAAAAACTTAGCGGTAAAATCGCCTGTATTTGGTAAACCTGATAAGTTTTGTGGCAATGTTGAAAAGTCTATTTGGGAGTCAGCTACGCTAACATGTAAACCGTCACCGCTTATTGATAAATTACAAACTCTTGCGGTAAACGACCTTTATTCTGGCCGAGCTGCAACAGGTGGCATTATTACCGTTACGGATTCAAACTGGCTGTTAAGTGTTACTTGTAATCGCCAACCGCATTATCCAGAGCAACCTGACGACTTATTAGTGATATGGGTTTACGGCCTGCTTATGGATAAAAAAGGCAATCGAGTTAAAAAAAACATGAGTGAGTGTACTGGTAAAGAAATTCTTGAGGAGCTTTGTTTCCACCTTGGTATTGTCGACCAACTTGACGACGTTATTGCCAACACTAAAATTCGTACGGCATTAATGCCTTACATAACAGCTCAGTTTATGACTCGCGGTTCAGGCGACAGGCCAAAACCTGTGCCAGAAGGCTGTACTAATTTAGGCTTTGTTGGTCAGTTTGTCGAAACTCGCAACGACGTTATATTCACTATGGAAACATCCATTAGAAGTGCGCGTGTTGGCGTGTACAAGCTATTGAATATTCCTAAGCAAGTGCCAGATATTAGCCCAACGCAATATGATATTCGTAACATGATCAAAGGCGCAAGAGCACTTAACAGTGGTAAACCTTTCTTTGGAGAACGTTTATTACATCGCTTGTTGGATAAAACATATTTTGCTCACATCTTACCTCCACTGCCAGAGCCTGAAGAGAAAAAACAATGGCATTTTGAAGAAGAAATGAATGAACTGCTCGGTAAAGGTAATACGGTAATGCATAAGCTTGGTGGTTGGATAAGCTCACTCAGAGAAGGTTTTTCAACTAAAGATAAGTAA
- a CDS encoding efflux RND transporter permease subunit has translation MIESILRFSIARRGLMMAMILVIIAIGYWSYQKLPIDAVPDITNVQVQINTRAPGYSPLETEQRITVPIETAIRGIPALSYTRSISRYGLSQVTIIFDEGTDLYFARSLINEKLSALKNKLPSELTPEMGPISTGLGEIFMYSVEASANALQADGSPFDATALREIQDWIIKPQLSLVDGVTEINTIGGYDKQYHITPTPSKMLEFSLSFNDINTALNNNNSNRGAGYIEQHGQQLMVRSPGQLTSVNDIEQVVVKLVDGTPIKIVDIADVAIGKSLRTGAATRSGEETVIGSAMMLVGENSRVVALAVAGKLEQIKLSLPKGVIVEAVYDRTTLVDKAMFTVQKNLVEGALLVVAVLFLLLGNIRAALITAAVIPLAMLATITGMVKAGVSANLMSLGALDFGLIVDGAVIIVENSIRRLSDAQRNNGGILAKKDRLKVVYSATNEVIRPSLFGVFIITIVYIPLFSLTGVEGKMFHPMAATVMMALIAALVLSLTLVPAAVALFMTGKIKEKESRIISGAKSVYKPVLMIAMKFRWVILVCCAALVAFSFWLATTLGSEFIPQLNEEDLLLQAIRITGTSLEQSVEMQKALELKIQEFPQVKNVFSRIGTPEVANDPMPPNIADTYVMYTPRNQWPDPTLSYDELSAHIVEAVAGQPGNNFELTQPIEMRFNELISGVRADLGIKVVGDDLDQLLRSANAIREEIEKIDGASDIQVEQVTGLPMLSILPKRIELARYGLNIAQLQQALATAIGGENAGAIYEGDRRFSIVVRLPEQVRNNIYRLGELPIVLPNGQFVPLSEVADLNIAPAPNQISRENGKRRIVVTANVRGTDLGTFVKNVKQKIQRNVEIPSGYWLEYGGAFEQLASANERLTLVIPITLAIILGLLVMAFGSLKDALIIFSGIPLALTGGVIALWLRDMPLSTSAGVGFIALSGIATLNGLVMLMFIRDLFKERGELISSIIDGAMLRLRPVLMTALVAGLGFVPMALNIGTGAEVQRPLATVVIGGIISSTLLTLLVLPILYRIVHQREFDKGLLQSN, from the coding sequence ATGATTGAATCAATATTGCGCTTTTCGATAGCGCGACGTGGGTTAATGATGGCGATGATTTTAGTTATTATTGCTATAGGTTACTGGAGTTATCAAAAGCTTCCTATTGATGCTGTACCCGATATAACTAATGTCCAAGTACAAATTAACACGCGTGCGCCTGGGTATTCACCATTGGAGACTGAACAGCGAATCACTGTACCTATTGAAACGGCAATTAGAGGAATTCCTGCTTTGTCATATACGCGATCTATTTCGCGCTATGGGTTATCGCAAGTTACTATTATTTTCGATGAAGGTACTGATTTATATTTCGCTCGTAGTCTTATTAATGAAAAGTTAAGTGCACTTAAAAATAAACTGCCGAGTGAATTAACGCCTGAGATGGGCCCAATTTCTACCGGGCTTGGCGAGATATTTATGTATAGCGTTGAAGCATCTGCCAATGCTTTACAGGCAGACGGCTCACCATTTGATGCTACAGCGTTACGTGAAATACAAGATTGGATCATTAAACCTCAGTTATCGTTAGTTGACGGTGTAACTGAAATTAACACCATTGGCGGCTATGACAAGCAATATCACATTACGCCAACACCAAGTAAAATGCTTGAGTTTTCACTTTCATTTAATGACATTAATACTGCCTTAAATAATAACAACAGTAACCGTGGAGCAGGTTATATTGAGCAACATGGTCAGCAACTTATGGTGCGATCACCTGGTCAACTAACCTCAGTTAATGACATAGAGCAGGTTGTTGTTAAGTTGGTTGACGGTACGCCAATTAAAATAGTCGATATTGCGGATGTTGCTATTGGTAAGTCATTACGCACAGGTGCTGCAACGCGTAGTGGTGAAGAAACCGTTATAGGCAGTGCGATGATGCTTGTTGGTGAAAACTCTCGTGTTGTTGCGCTAGCTGTGGCAGGAAAACTTGAACAAATAAAGTTATCTTTGCCTAAAGGCGTTATCGTTGAGGCGGTATATGATCGAACAACCCTTGTTGATAAAGCCATGTTTACAGTACAAAAGAACTTGGTTGAAGGAGCATTATTAGTTGTCGCTGTATTATTTTTATTACTGGGTAATATTCGGGCGGCATTAATCACTGCTGCAGTTATTCCTCTTGCTATGTTAGCCACCATCACTGGTATGGTGAAAGCCGGTGTGTCGGCAAACTTAATGAGCCTTGGCGCATTAGACTTCGGTTTGATTGTCGATGGTGCCGTCATTATTGTTGAAAATTCAATTAGGCGACTAAGTGATGCACAACGAAATAACGGCGGTATTCTTGCTAAAAAAGATCGGTTAAAGGTCGTTTATTCAGCAACCAATGAAGTGATCAGGCCAAGTTTATTTGGTGTTTTCATTATTACCATCGTTTATATTCCATTATTTAGTTTGACGGGGGTTGAGGGTAAAATGTTTCACCCAATGGCTGCAACCGTAATGATGGCACTGATTGCCGCGCTTGTTTTATCGCTTACTTTAGTACCTGCTGCAGTTGCGTTATTTATGACAGGTAAAATTAAAGAAAAAGAAAGCCGTATTATTAGTGGGGCGAAATCAGTTTATAAGCCTGTGCTAATGATTGCGATGAAATTTAGATGGGTAATATTAGTTTGCTGTGCGGCTTTAGTTGCTTTTTCTTTTTGGTTAGCAACAACGCTTGGCTCGGAGTTTATTCCACAACTTAATGAAGAAGATTTATTGTTACAAGCAATTCGTATCACAGGTACAAGCCTTGAACAGTCAGTTGAAATGCAAAAAGCATTAGAGCTTAAAATACAAGAATTCCCTCAGGTTAAAAATGTATTTTCCCGAATAGGAACACCCGAAGTAGCGAATGATCCAATGCCACCCAATATTGCAGATACTTACGTCATGTATACACCAAGAAACCAATGGCCAGATCCTACCTTGAGTTATGATGAATTATCGGCACACATTGTTGAAGCTGTCGCAGGACAACCGGGTAATAATTTCGAACTTACGCAACCTATTGAAATGCGCTTTAATGAATTGATTTCAGGGGTTAGAGCTGATCTAGGAATTAAGGTGGTGGGTGATGATTTAGACCAACTATTACGCTCTGCTAATGCTATTAGGGAAGAGATTGAGAAAATTGACGGTGCAAGTGACATTCAGGTTGAACAAGTGACGGGTTTACCTATGTTATCAATTTTACCTAAACGTATAGAGCTTGCACGTTATGGTCTTAATATTGCTCAATTACAACAGGCTTTAGCTACGGCAATTGGTGGTGAAAATGCTGGCGCCATTTATGAAGGTGATCGTCGTTTTAGTATCGTAGTAAGATTACCAGAGCAAGTTAGAAATAATATTTACCGATTAGGGGAGTTACCTATAGTTTTACCTAATGGTCAGTTTGTGCCTTTATCAGAGGTTGCTGATCTTAATATTGCTCCAGCTCCTAATCAAATTAGCCGTGAAAATGGTAAACGCCGTATTGTGGTAACAGCCAATGTGAGAGGTACTGATTTAGGTACTTTTGTTAAGAATGTTAAACAAAAAATTCAGCGTAATGTAGAAATTCCGTCGGGATATTGGCTTGAGTATGGTGGTGCGTTTGAGCAATTAGCATCAGCCAATGAACGATTAACCCTCGTTATACCGATAACCTTAGCAATTATTTTAGGCTTGCTAGTTATGGCTTTTGGCAGTTTAAAGGATGCGTTAATCATATTTTCAGGGATCCCGCTAGCCCTTACTGGTGGTGTTATAGCCTTGTGGTTACGTGATATGCCATTATCAACTTCTGCTGGTGTTGGTTTTATCGCACTTTCTGGTATAGCTACACTCAATGGTTTGGTGATGCTGATGTTCATTCGTGATTTATTTAAAGAGCGAGGTGAGCTTATTTCAAGCATTATCGATGGTGCTATGCTCAGATTAAGACCGGTATTGATGACTGCGTTAGTTGCAGGATTAGGCTTTGTTCCTATGGCATTAAATATTGGTACGGGGGCAGAGGTACAACGCCCATTAGCTACCGTTGTTATTGGCGGTATTATTTCATCCACGCTGTTAACATTGCTAGTGTTACCTATTTTGTATCGTATTGTTCATCAGCGTGAATTTGACAAAGGTTTACTTCAATCTAATTGA
- a CDS encoding efflux RND transporter periplasmic adaptor subunit codes for MTITQRITKYTLMFLLTMATISSAVISKNTFAMSEHDSHEHKRIEKHSNHDEEESPHADEHGHENEHQDDHGHEEHVEISVDNAREAGIVNLIADSAQIKKSITVYGKAEIKPNAISQVKARFAGLITRVNVDVGDNVNAGDILVEVESSDSLKKYNITAPISGVVAERLANPGEIAELQTLITIENYAQLWAKFQIFPSQQVSVKKGQAVTILSPKHSSMHSLKPLSNLLSIKAAQVKSSQSTILHLLANKNQPFITAIVPINNANNLWSPGKMLTGSIVTSEEKVTIAVDNRAIQEIEGQRVVFVRNKGGYEKRELTLGQTDGELTEVFAGIDAGEQYAVINSYLLKADLGKAGAAHVH; via the coding sequence ATGACAATTACCCAGAGAATTACAAAATATACACTTATGTTCTTATTAACTATGGCAACAATCAGTAGTGCTGTGATAAGTAAAAACACCTTTGCTATGTCTGAGCATGATAGTCATGAGCATAAGCGTATAGAAAAACATTCAAATCATGATGAAGAAGAAAGCCCACATGCAGATGAACACGGACATGAAAATGAGCATCAAGATGATCATGGACATGAAGAGCATGTTGAGATCTCAGTCGATAACGCAAGAGAAGCTGGCATCGTAAATTTGATTGCCGATAGTGCTCAAATAAAAAAAAGTATAACCGTTTATGGTAAGGCAGAAATAAAACCTAATGCTATTAGCCAAGTAAAAGCGCGTTTTGCTGGTTTAATTACACGTGTAAATGTCGATGTTGGTGATAATGTTAACGCTGGCGATATTCTCGTTGAAGTTGAGTCGAGTGATAGTTTAAAAAAATATAATATCACCGCACCTATTTCAGGTGTAGTAGCAGAGCGACTTGCTAATCCTGGTGAAATAGCAGAGTTACAAACATTAATCACAATAGAGAATTATGCACAGTTGTGGGCTAAGTTTCAGATTTTTCCAAGTCAGCAAGTAAGTGTTAAAAAGGGGCAAGCAGTCACTATCTTATCTCCAAAACACTCTTCAATGCACTCCTTAAAGCCACTTTCAAACTTGCTCTCAATAAAAGCCGCTCAAGTCAAATCTAGCCAATCAACAATATTACATTTGTTGGCCAATAAGAATCAGCCGTTTATTACCGCAATAGTTCCTATAAATAATGCAAATAACCTATGGAGTCCAGGAAAAATGCTCACTGGCAGCATAGTAACAAGCGAAGAGAAGGTTACTATCGCCGTTGATAATCGAGCTATTCAAGAAATTGAAGGTCAGCGTGTCGTTTTTGTAAGAAATAAAGGCGGTTATGAAAAACGTGAGTTAACGTTGGGTCAAACAGATGGTGAATTAACTGAAGTTTTCGCCGGAATTGATGCAGGCGAGCAATATGCCGTTATTAATAGTTATCTACTTAAAGCTGATTTAGGTAAAGCAGGTGCAGCGCATGTTCATTAA
- a CDS encoding TolC family protein has translation MCYLFFLPCKAAKLSHRSKDPLRIKLSPVKLLMMSLCFLSPFSLADSDNKTQQNKSVVLNTLTLASAIKKTLNDNPSLKVFEFRQRAIEGQLQSQHLKPAYEIGFEMENFAGTGSIGTFENTEFTVSLSSVVEMGDKRSARAGISHSRNSQLIAMRKIKALNLLSEVARRYIDVLAVQARLSLAKEATALAEETLSEVEKRAKAGVAPEAEIKRALAALGNARLVTSSEQQQFDYAKVFLAMMWKETTAEFESVEGNLFQFSKDVAFEKLYNKVKQNPEILVYAAEERLRDAQLRLARTESSADIKWSVGIKQIQALNDTALTAGFSMPLYSSQRNTGAIISTQAARDEVNYKREEKLLALHNQLYRAYSNRKQAIFTALNLKDSIIPTLTEALKETQIAYQRGRYSYLDYLSARQELLFARRAIIESATAALRYGIEIEQLIAEPLPASQHNFTSQLNDQF, from the coding sequence ATGTGTTATTTGTTTTTTTTGCCATGTAAAGCTGCAAAATTGTCACACCGATCAAAAGACCCATTAAGGATTAAATTATCCCCTGTGAAACTACTGATGATGAGCTTGTGCTTTTTAAGTCCTTTCTCTTTAGCTGATAGCGATAACAAAACTCAACAAAATAAAAGTGTAGTGTTAAACACGTTAACGTTAGCTTCAGCAATCAAAAAAACACTCAATGATAATCCTTCGCTTAAAGTATTTGAATTTCGCCAACGTGCGATTGAAGGTCAGTTGCAAAGTCAGCATTTAAAACCTGCTTATGAAATCGGTTTCGAAATGGAAAACTTTGCCGGTACTGGCAGTATAGGTACCTTTGAAAATACTGAGTTTACGGTATCTCTTTCTTCTGTGGTTGAGATGGGAGATAAACGCTCTGCTCGTGCAGGTATTAGTCATAGTCGTAACTCTCAACTGATTGCGATGCGCAAAATTAAGGCCTTAAATTTATTGAGTGAAGTTGCACGCCGATATATTGATGTTCTAGCGGTACAAGCGCGATTGTCATTGGCTAAAGAAGCAACGGCATTAGCTGAGGAAACATTATCTGAAGTAGAAAAACGTGCAAAAGCAGGGGTTGCACCAGAGGCAGAAATTAAACGCGCACTTGCTGCACTAGGAAATGCAAGATTAGTGACTTCATCAGAGCAACAACAATTTGATTATGCAAAAGTTTTTTTAGCAATGATGTGGAAAGAAACAACAGCTGAGTTTGAAAGCGTTGAAGGTAACTTATTCCAGTTTTCTAAAGATGTAGCGTTTGAAAAATTATATAACAAGGTTAAACAAAACCCTGAGATTTTAGTTTATGCAGCAGAAGAGCGTTTAAGAGATGCTCAACTTCGTTTAGCGCGGACTGAGTCAAGTGCAGACATAAAATGGTCGGTGGGTATTAAGCAAATTCAAGCGCTTAATGATACGGCGCTTACCGCTGGTTTTAGTATGCCTTTGTATTCATCTCAACGGAATACCGGTGCCATTATATCAACCCAAGCTGCACGAGATGAAGTTAACTACAAAAGGGAAGAGAAATTGTTAGCGTTACATAACCAATTATATCGAGCTTATAGTAATAGAAAACAAGCTATTTTTACTGCATTAAATTTAAAAGATAGCATTATCCCTACATTAACAGAAGCCTTGAAAGAAACCCAAATAGCCTACCAACGTGGTCGCTATAGCTATTTAGATTATTTAAGTGCGAGACAAGAACTGCTTTTTGCACGCCGTGCAATTATTGAATCAGCTACAGCTGCACTACGATATGGCATAGAAATAGAACAGCTTATCGCTGAACCATTACCAGCTTCGCAGCATAATTTCACATCACAATTAAATGACCAGTTTTAA
- a CDS encoding Cd(II)/Pb(II)-responsive transcriptional regulator yields MKINQLSKLTNVLSKTIRYYEEIGLLPKPSRNSNGYREYNLADVDNLIFIRRCRELQIPLEQIKVLIAVQSDKTSSCLEVDLLIDQQLKKVRRTISELTLLEKTLHTLSTSCSNNIIGECEILKKLNKESTEHLSETPY; encoded by the coding sequence ATGAAAATAAATCAACTGTCTAAGTTAACGAACGTACTCAGTAAGACAATTCGCTATTATGAAGAAATAGGATTACTGCCAAAACCATCACGTAATAGTAATGGTTATAGAGAATATAATTTAGCTGATGTAGACAACTTGATTTTTATCCGCAGGTGTAGAGAATTACAAATACCGCTTGAGCAAATAAAAGTATTAATAGCAGTACAATCAGATAAAACATCTTCTTGCCTTGAAGTAGATTTACTTATAGATCAGCAATTAAAGAAAGTTCGTCGTACGATAAGTGAATTAACGCTATTAGAAAAAACGCTTCATACCTTATCTACATCTTGCTCAAATAATATTATTGGTGAATGTGAAATATTGAAGAAATTAAACAAAGAATCTACTGAGCATTTATCAGAAACACCTTACTAA
- a CDS encoding NADP-dependent oxidoreductase, whose translation MTQTTDINRQMLLASRPFGAPVSENFNLVTSEKPTPKTDEVLLRTVFLSLDPYMRGRMNDAKSYAEPVGINEVMVGGSVCRVEESNHADYKKGDWVVAFGGWQDYSVINGSELLKLDNNMASPSHALGVLGMPGLTAYMGLLDIGQPKAGETVVVAAATGAVGSLVGQIAKLKGCKVIGIAGGDTKCKYAVDTLGFDACLDHYSDDLAEQLATACSSGIDVYFENVGGKVFDAVMPLLNSSARIPLCGLISQYNATELPSGPDRLSLLMGTLLIKRIKMQGFIVFDDYGHRYNEFSEQMAKWLIAGDIKYKEQVVEGLENSVNAFIGLLKGDNFGKLVVRVGPDNL comes from the coding sequence ATGACTCAAACAACGGATATTAATCGTCAAATGCTTTTGGCATCAAGACCTTTTGGTGCCCCAGTAAGCGAAAATTTTAACCTGGTAACGAGTGAAAAGCCGACACCTAAAACAGATGAAGTATTGCTTCGTACCGTGTTTCTTTCATTAGACCCATACATGCGTGGCCGCATGAATGATGCGAAGTCTTATGCTGAGCCAGTTGGTATTAATGAAGTAATGGTTGGTGGCAGTGTTTGTCGAGTAGAAGAGTCAAACCATGCTGATTATAAAAAAGGCGATTGGGTTGTCGCTTTTGGTGGCTGGCAAGATTATAGTGTTATCAATGGCAGTGAATTACTTAAACTTGACAATAATATGGCCAGCCCATCGCATGCATTAGGTGTTTTAGGTATGCCTGGGTTAACAGCCTATATGGGGTTACTTGATATTGGCCAACCTAAAGCAGGCGAAACTGTTGTGGTTGCTGCAGCAACAGGTGCAGTAGGAAGCTTAGTTGGACAAATAGCCAAATTGAAAGGCTGTAAAGTCATTGGTATTGCCGGTGGCGATACTAAATGTAAATATGCGGTTGATACCTTAGGCTTTGATGCTTGTTTAGATCATTATTCAGATGATTTGGCTGAACAACTGGCGACAGCTTGTTCATCAGGTATTGATGTTTACTTTGAGAATGTTGGCGGAAAAGTATTTGATGCTGTTATGCCATTATTAAATAGCTCAGCCCGTATCCCTTTATGTGGCCTTATATCGCAATATAATGCGACTGAATTACCAAGTGGTCCTGACAGATTGTCATTATTAATGGGCACATTGTTAATTAAGCGTATTAAAATGCAAGGCTTTATCGTGTTTGATGACTATGGCCATCGTTATAATGAATTTAGCGAACAAATGGCTAAATGGTTAATAGCTGGTGACATCAAATATAAAGAGCAAGTGGTTGAAGGACTTGAAAATTCAGTTAATGCATTTATCGGCTTATTAAAAGGTGATAATTTTGGTAAGTTAGTTGTGCGTGTTGGTCCAGATAACCTCTGA
- a CDS encoding iron-containing alcohol dehydrogenase, whose product MLNFNFQNPTKINFGEGQINVISKEIPLNARVLVVYGGGSIKGNGVYQQVVNALTDHTWFEFSGIEPNPTYDTLMKAQDIIKAEKIDYLLAVGGGSVVDGAKFIAAAALYEGDTEGNDPWDILAKQATITKALPLGAILTLPATGSESNGNSVVTRDGNKLPFASPLVRPLFAVLDPTVTLSLSDRQISNGVVDAFVHTIEQYLTYSVNGKVQDRFSEGLLQTLIEEGPKALAAETKDDLEVRANIMWSATMALNGLIGAGVPQDWSTHMIGHELTGAFGIDHARTLSIVLPAVMKVCKEQKREKLLQYASRVWGVNEGNENTRIDQAIKLTEEFFEKMQVPTRLSDVELGSKDIDLLVERLEQHGMTALGEHSDITLDISREILTQAL is encoded by the coding sequence ATGTTAAATTTTAATTTTCAAAATCCAACAAAGATTAACTTTGGCGAAGGTCAAATCAACGTTATTTCAAAAGAAATTCCTTTAAACGCACGAGTATTAGTGGTTTATGGTGGTGGTTCAATTAAAGGTAATGGCGTATATCAACAAGTTGTTAATGCGCTTACTGATCATACTTGGTTTGAGTTTTCAGGAATTGAACCAAACCCAACCTACGATACCTTGATGAAAGCCCAAGATATCATTAAAGCAGAAAAAATTGATTATTTATTGGCGGTAGGTGGCGGCTCTGTGGTTGATGGCGCAAAATTTATTGCTGCAGCTGCATTATATGAAGGGGATACTGAAGGAAATGATCCTTGGGATATTCTAGCGAAACAAGCAACTATCACTAAAGCATTACCGCTTGGCGCAATATTAACATTACCGGCAACAGGTTCAGAAAGTAATGGTAACTCTGTAGTGACACGAGATGGCAATAAGTTACCTTTTGCTAGCCCTTTAGTTCGTCCACTATTTGCAGTATTAGATCCAACAGTAACCTTGTCATTATCAGATCGCCAAATTAGTAATGGTGTTGTTGATGCTTTTGTTCACACAATTGAACAGTATTTAACTTACAGTGTTAATGGTAAGGTGCAAGATCGCTTTAGTGAAGGTTTGTTGCAAACGCTAATTGAAGAAGGTCCTAAAGCTTTAGCAGCTGAAACGAAAGATGATTTAGAAGTCAGAGCCAATATTATGTGGTCTGCAACCATGGCATTAAATGGCTTAATCGGTGCGGGTGTACCACAAGATTGGTCAACACATATGATTGGGCACGAATTAACCGGTGCTTTTGGTATTGATCATGCGCGTACATTATCTATTGTGTTACCGGCCGTGATGAAGGTTTGTAAAGAACAAAAGCGTGAAAAATTACTACAATATGCATCGCGCGTATGGGGAGTAAATGAAGGTAATGAAAACACACGTATTGACCAAGCAATAAAATTAACTGAAGAGTTTTTCGAAAAAATGCAAGTGCCAACACGTTTATCTGATGTTGAACTTGGTAGTAAAGATATTGATTTATTAGTTGAGCGATTAGAACAACACGGCATGACAGCGTTAGGTGAACATAGCGATATTACGTTAGACATAAGCCGTGAAATTTTAACTCAAGCACTATAA
- a CDS encoding type 1 glutamine amidotransferase domain-containing protein encodes MTKKILMVLTSHDELGNTGNKTGFWVEEFAAPYYAFIDAGVEVTLATPLGGQAPIDPTSTLADFQTAATERYDADLEAQARIATTVKLASVSEADFDGVFYPGGHGPLWDLTDNTDSITLIENFLNASKAVATVCHASAALLNVKDASDNFVIKGKAVTGFTNSEEEAVQLTDVVPFLLEDELIKRGAEYQKAQDFHPFAVQDGLIITGQNPASSALAAEKLLTHLSA; translated from the coding sequence ATGACTAAGAAAATATTGATGGTACTTACTTCGCACGATGAACTAGGAAACACAGGTAATAAAACAGGTTTTTGGGTTGAAGAATTTGCAGCTCCTTATTATGCTTTTATCGATGCCGGTGTTGAAGTTACGCTAGCTACACCTTTAGGGGGACAAGCACCTATAGATCCAACAAGTACGCTAGCCGATTTCCAAACAGCAGCAACAGAACGTTATGATGCTGATCTTGAAGCACAAGCTAGAATTGCTACAACAGTAAAATTAGCGTCAGTGAGTGAAGCAGATTTTGATGGTGTTTTCTATCCTGGCGGCCATGGCCCATTATGGGATCTTACTGATAATACTGACTCTATCACCTTAATTGAAAACTTTTTAAATGCAAGTAAAGCCGTTGCAACCGTTTGTCACGCAAGTGCTGCTTTATTAAATGTTAAAGATGCGTCAGATAATTTTGTTATAAAAGGCAAAGCTGTAACAGGTTTCACTAATAGCGAAGAAGAAGCCGTACAGTTAACAGATGTTGTGCCATTTTTACTAGAAGATGAGCTGATTAAACGTGGCGCTGAATATCAAAAAGCACAAGATTTTCATCCCTTTGCAGTACAAGATGGCCTAATTATTACGGGGCAAAACCCAGCTAGTTCAGCTTTAGCTGCTGAGAAATTACTGACTCATCTTTCGGCTTAA